GGTCGATACGCCGGACCGGGAGGCCATGAAGCTTCTGGTCAAGCAGTCGAAATACATCGACCTGATGATCCCGCGCGGCGGCGGGGCCCTGATGGCGTGGATGGAGGAGCACTCAAAGATCCCGGTGATCAAGCATGACAAGGGGGTTTGCCACGTCTACGTGGACGAATCGGCCGACTTCAGGATGGCCGAGAAGATCGTCCTCAACGCCAAGGTCCAGCGTCCCGGCGTCTGCAACGCCCTCGAGACGCTCCTGGTGAACGCGCGCGTCGCCCCGGAATTTCTTCCCGGGATGGTCAAACGCCTTCAGGAAGCGGGCGTGGAGATCCGGGGCGACGAAAAGACCCGGTTGCTCGCCCCGGGCGTCAAGAGGGCGGCGGAAAAGGACTGGGGCGAGGAATATCTCGACCTGATCCTTGCCGTGAAGGTGGTGCCGGATCTGGAGGAGGCGATCCGCCACATCCAGAAATACGGATCGATGCACACGGAGACGATCGTCACGCAGGACGAGGGCCGCGCCCGAGAGTTCTTGGACCGCCTGGATTCCTCCGTCGTCCTCTGGAACGCGTCGACCCGGTTCAGCGACGGCGGCCAGTTGGGCCT
This bacterium DNA region includes the following protein-coding sequences:
- a CDS encoding glutamate-5-semialdehyde dehydrogenase, with the protein product MPSALEKKIVSVAKAAREASLSLAKLPTEAKNRLLTEIADELVRRKDEIQESNRKDLKTAEKQRLPKAMVDRLTLNDRRIEEMARGLKEVAELPDPVGTVVKTWGRPNGLVIRRVRIPLGVIGIIYESRPNVTVDAAGLCLKSGNAVVLRGGSEAIHSNVSLGKIVRNVLKKNGVDPNAVQVVDTPDREAMKLLVKQSKYIDLMIPRGGGALMAWMEEHSKIPVIKHDKGVCHVYVDESADFRMAEKIVLNAKVQRPGVCNALETLLVNARVAPEFLPGMVKRLQEAGVEIRGDEKTRLLAPGVKRAAEKDWGEEYLDLILAVKVVPDLEEAIRHIQKYGSMHTETIVTQDEGRAREFLDRLDSSVVLWNASTRFSDGGQLGL